Proteins from a genomic interval of Syngnathus acus chromosome 4, fSynAcu1.2, whole genome shotgun sequence:
- the dab1a gene encoding DAB adaptor protein 1a isoform X2: MSTETELQPAVRPGTLRRDSRRKGQDRSEATLIRRFKSDGVRYKAKLIGLDEVTAARGDKLCQDSMMKLKGIAAAARSKGEHKQKVFLTVSFGGIKIFDEKSGVLQHQHAVHEISYIAKDITDHRAFGYICGKEGNHRFVAIKTSQSAEPVILDLRDLFQLIYEIKQREEMEKKAQKDKQCEQAVYQTILEEDLEDPVYQYIVFEAGHEPIRDQSDESIYQVPTSQQKEGVYDVPKRHPNGHQSIRHHHHHPHNHSQPPQAGLSEEQHQQVDLIDLNLETVSQNINQLELFGDMSTPPDITSPSTPASPANSLDPSLGLQPPTELFAPFNPSSVPSGYVTMGAVPSAAWSQQAFAAQTPLAFGVQSPLGPMAQVLPGGQPLIWGQANIFPATQQQWAAMAAGAFPPAAYLPTQPVGALPAAAVFQALTPVPAVTPGGETHSGAGAAAPSASSSPQREERAKKMSKEMFKDFELAKPPAMPSKKHHSLAGTSEAFSTYFSRVGTAQDTDDCDDFDISQMNLTPVTSTTPSTNSPPTPAPHQCSPSKSSASHVSDPPTDATDPPTDDSFGEAEGSPSRSGEEDAKKKDPLYARINKGKK, from the exons ATGTCAACGGAgacggagctccagccggcgGTCCGTCCCGGCACCCTCAGGCGGGACTCCAGGAGgaaag ggcaGGATCGCAGCGAAGCGACGCTCATCAGGCGCTTTAAGAGCGACGGCGTCCGCTACAAGGCGAAACTCATCGGCCTGGACGAGGTCACAGCGGCTCGCGGGGACAAACTCTGTCAGGACTCCATGATGAAGCTCAAG GGTATCGCGGCAGCGGCACGCTCCAAAGGAGAACACAAGCAGAAGGTGTTCCTCACAGTTTCCTTTGGAGGGATCAAGATCTTTGATGAGAAGTCAGGG GTGCTGCAACACCAGCACGCCGTCCACGAGATCTCCTACATCGCCAAGGACATCACGGACCACCGAGCGTTCGGCTACATCTGCGGCAAGGAAGGCAACCACCGCTTTGTGGCCATCAAGACCTCTCAGTCG GCGGAACCAGTGATCCTGGACCTGCGAGACTTGTTCCAGCTCATCTACGAGATCAAGCAGCGTGAGGAGATGGAGAAGAAGGCCCAGAAGGACAAACAGTGTGAGCAGGCCGTCTACCAG ACGATTTTGGAGGAAGATCTGGAGGACCCGGTCTATCAG TACATTGTGTTTGAGGCCGGACACGAGCCCATCCGCGACCAATCAGACGAGAGCATTTATCAG GTTCCCACCAGCCAGCAGAAGGAAGGGGTCTATGACGTCCCAAAGCGACACCCA AACGGACATCAAAGCATccgccatcatcatcaccatcctcATAATCATTCGCAACCCCCCCAGGCGGGActaagtgaggagcagcatcAGCAGGTGGATCTCATAGACTTAAACCTGGAGACGGTTTCTCAG AATATCAACCAATTAGAGCTTTTCGGAGACATGTCCACACCCCCTGACATAACCTCGCCGTCG ACCCCCGCCTCACCTGCAAACTCCCTGGACCCGTCGCTGGGCCTGCAGCCACCCACTGAGCTCTTTGCTCCTTTCAACCCTTCGTCTGTGCCCTCAG GTTACGTGACAATGGGAGCGGTTCCCTCCGCAGCCTGGTCCCAGCAGGCGTTCGCCGCCCAGACGCCGCTGGCCTTCGGGGTCCAGTCCCCTCTGGGCCCGATGGCGCAAGTTCTGCCGGGCGGCCAGCCTCTCATCTGGGGGCAGGCCAATATCTTCCCCGCCACCCAGCAGCAGTGGGCAGCCATGGCGGCCGGAGCCTTCCCCCCCGCAGCCTACCTCCCTACGCAGCCCGTGGGCGCGCTGCCGGCCGCCGCCGTGTTCCAGGCGCTCACCCCCGTCCCCGCCGTGACGCCGGGCGGCGAAACGCATTCAGGTGCAGGCGCCGCGGCTCCATCCGCGTCGTCGAGTCCGCAACGTGAGGAGCGGGCGAAGAAGATGAGCAAAGAGATGTTCAAG GACTTTGAGCTGGCAAAGCCGCCGGCGATGCCGTCCAAGAAGCACCATAGCTTAGCGGGCACCTCAGAGGCATTCAGCACTTACTTCAGCCGCGTCGGCACCGCCCAGGACACGGACGACTGCGACGACTTTGACATCTCCCAAATGAACCTGACACCGGTCACCTCCACGACGCCCTCCACCAACtccc ccccCACACCGGCCCCCCACCAGTGCTCGCCCTCCAAATCGTCCGCCTCGCACGTCAGCGACCCCCCGACGGACGCCACCGACCCGCCCACCGACGACTCGTTTGGGGAGGCGGAGGGCAGCCCGAGCCGCAGCGGCGAGGAAGATGCT